Proteins from a single region of Streptomyces vinaceus:
- a CDS encoding type ISP restriction/modification enzyme — protein MPWAVGGLRLGRAWVAAPDPAALRARWAALTGAEAAERDQLFRPTRSRTPTTGAAALPGQRSPSTARFADAPGPCPEPVRVLRDPFDEQWLLPDQRLIDLARPELWRVLDEHQLFAVETPELLVTAHLPAGRLGRIRPLHRRPGAAEPNLAPGLLPLLGERYGGWVTPQDVLCWILAAGRPGPRGYEVPLTGDPGRWRAGVELGHRLLTVQLRGGPGGEPPRLPGGRRPYVRSAVQAWPQGLAYDPETETLSLGAGTVSPVPAGAWEFEVQGGIRVLEAWFASRTAHRDPEADGLEALGPAEWPQAWTSELLALVTTLALLADLAPERAAFEPGPALPAAELAAAGVLPPPRWSRRPASVLDHHEEGPGGQFALL, from the coding sequence ATGCCCTGGGCCGTGGGCGGCCTGCGCCTGGGCCGGGCCTGGGTGGCGGCCCCCGACCCGGCGGCGCTGCGCGCCCGCTGGGCGGCCCTGACCGGCGCCGAAGCCGCCGAGCGGGACCAGCTGTTCCGCCCGACCAGGAGCCGTACGCCCACCACCGGCGCGGCCGCGCTGCCCGGGCAGCGCTCCCCGTCGACCGCCCGCTTCGCCGATGCCCCGGGCCCCTGCCCGGAGCCCGTACGGGTGCTGCGCGATCCCTTCGACGAGCAGTGGCTGCTGCCCGACCAGCGGCTCATCGACCTGGCCCGCCCGGAGTTGTGGCGGGTCCTGGACGAGCACCAGCTCTTCGCCGTCGAGACCCCGGAACTGCTGGTCACCGCCCATCTGCCCGCCGGCCGCCTGGGCCGGATCCGCCCCCTGCACCGGCGCCCCGGCGCGGCCGAGCCCAATCTCGCGCCGGGCCTGCTGCCACTGCTGGGCGAGCGCTACGGCGGCTGGGTGACCCCGCAGGACGTACTGTGCTGGATCCTCGCGGCGGGCCGCCCCGGCCCCCGGGGGTACGAGGTCCCGCTCACCGGGGACCCCGGCCGCTGGCGGGCCGGGGTGGAGCTGGGGCACCGGCTGCTCACCGTCCAGCTGCGCGGCGGTCCCGGCGGCGAGCCGCCGCGGCTGCCGGGCGGGCGGCGCCCGTACGTCCGCTCGGCGGTCCAGGCCTGGCCGCAGGGGCTCGCGTACGACCCGGAGACCGAGACCCTGAGCCTGGGGGCCGGGACGGTCTCCCCCGTGCCGGCGGGCGCCTGGGAGTTCGAGGTCCAGGGCGGCATCCGGGTGCTGGAGGCCTGGTTCGCCTCCCGCACCGCCCACCGGGACCCGGAGGCCGACGGGCTGGAGGCGCTCGGGCCCGCCGAGTGGCCGCAGGCCTGGACCTCGGAGCTGCTGGCGCTGGTGACCACCCTGGCGCTGCTGGCCGATCTGGCCCCGGAACGGGCTGCGTTCGAACCCGGGCCGGCGCTGCCGGCCGCCGAGCTGGCGGCGGCCGGGGTACTGCCGCCGCCGCGCTGGTCCCGCCGCCCGGCCTCCGTACTGGACCACCACGAGGAGGGCCCGGGCGGCCAGTTCGCGCTGCTGTGA
- a CDS encoding GntR family transcriptional regulator, translating to MTAFAPDSLVLNRKLPLWYQVSQSLRASILGRAPDASLRLPTEEQLAEHYGVSVLTMRQALKELEGEGLISRHRRRGTFIEPGARRGAPVRLLGSVDAIVAQQSGDRTTVLGRARTAVSGELLEHFPDTAEVVTYRRLRHDGESGEPTNWAENAVRPELAEGVDLADLARWPMTKVLRDVVGVRISRITDTVEARLADPETAELLQVPLLSPILLCTGVTYDEDGRVVDVARIRYRGDRFSFTVTLDAT from the coding sequence GTGACCGCCTTCGCCCCCGACTCGCTCGTGCTCAACCGGAAGCTGCCGCTCTGGTACCAGGTGTCGCAGTCGCTGCGCGCCTCGATACTGGGGCGCGCCCCGGACGCCTCGCTGCGCCTGCCGACCGAGGAGCAGCTCGCCGAGCACTACGGGGTGAGCGTGCTGACCATGCGCCAGGCGCTCAAGGAGCTGGAGGGCGAGGGGCTGATCAGCCGCCACCGGCGGCGCGGCACGTTCATCGAGCCGGGTGCGCGGCGTGGGGCGCCGGTACGGCTGCTGGGCTCGGTCGACGCGATCGTGGCGCAGCAGTCGGGCGACCGCACGACGGTTCTCGGCCGCGCGCGGACGGCCGTGTCCGGGGAGCTGCTGGAGCACTTCCCCGACACGGCCGAGGTGGTCACGTACCGCCGGCTGCGCCACGACGGGGAGAGCGGCGAGCCGACCAACTGGGCGGAGAACGCGGTCCGCCCCGAGCTCGCCGAGGGCGTGGACCTGGCCGATCTGGCGCGCTGGCCGATGACCAAGGTGCTGCGCGACGTGGTGGGCGTGCGGATCAGCCGGATCACGGACACGGTGGAGGCGCGGCTCGCCGACCCGGAGACGGCCGAGCTGCTCCAGGTACCGCTGCTCAGCCCGATCCTGCTGTGCACGGGCGTGACGTACGACGAGGACGGGCGGGTCGTGGACGTGGCGCGGATCCGGTACCGCGGCGACCGGTTCTCGTTCACGGTGACGCTCGACGCCACCTGA
- the hmgA gene encoding homogentisate 1,2-dioxygenase translates to MSEQAEQARKTAEALEYLTGFGNEHSSEAVPGALPPGRNSPQRAPLGLYAEQLSGSAFTEPRGHNRRSWLYRIRPSAAHPPFTRTDNGALRTAPFTKAPADPNRLRWNPLPDAAPGTDFLAGLWTLGGNGDAGQRTGMAIHLYHANASMTDRVFSDSDGELLIVPERGGLLLRTELGLLSAGPGEVALIPRGVRFRVELLDEDARGYVCENYGRPFELPDLGPIGANGLAAARDFRAPVAAYEDVERPTEVVNKFCGNLWSATYDHSPLDVVAWYGTHTPYVYDLRRFNVIGSISYDHPDPSIFTVLTSPSDTPGLAGVDFVVFAPRWLVGEDTFRPPYFHRNVMSEYMGLIEGAYDAKAEGFVPGGGSLHNMMSAHGPDRETFDRASAAELKPQKIDDGLAFMFETRWPITTTPQAAGADHLQRGYDDVWQGLQRHFRA, encoded by the coding sequence ATGAGCGAGCAGGCCGAGCAGGCGAGGAAGACGGCAGAGGCACTGGAGTACCTCACCGGCTTCGGCAACGAGCACAGCTCGGAGGCCGTCCCCGGCGCCCTGCCGCCCGGCCGCAACTCGCCCCAGCGCGCCCCCCTCGGCCTGTACGCCGAGCAGCTCAGCGGTAGCGCCTTCACCGAGCCCCGGGGCCACAACCGCCGCTCCTGGCTCTACCGGATCCGCCCCTCCGCGGCCCACCCGCCCTTCACCCGCACCGACAACGGCGCCCTGCGCACCGCGCCCTTCACCAAGGCCCCGGCGGACCCCAATCGGCTCCGCTGGAACCCGCTGCCCGACGCGGCCCCCGGCACCGACTTCCTCGCGGGGCTGTGGACCCTGGGCGGCAACGGCGACGCCGGCCAGCGCACCGGCATGGCCATCCACCTCTACCACGCCAACGCCTCCATGACCGACCGGGTGTTCAGCGACTCCGACGGCGAGCTGCTCATCGTCCCCGAGCGCGGCGGCCTGCTGCTGCGCACCGAGCTCGGCCTGCTCAGCGCCGGCCCCGGCGAGGTGGCCCTGATCCCGCGCGGCGTGCGCTTCCGCGTGGAGCTCCTGGACGAGGACGCCCGCGGGTACGTCTGCGAGAACTACGGCCGCCCCTTCGAGCTGCCCGACCTCGGCCCGATCGGCGCCAACGGCCTCGCCGCCGCGCGCGACTTCCGGGCCCCGGTGGCCGCGTACGAGGACGTCGAGCGCCCGACCGAGGTCGTCAACAAGTTCTGCGGCAACCTCTGGTCCGCCACCTACGACCACTCCCCGCTGGACGTGGTCGCCTGGTACGGCACGCACACCCCGTACGTGTACGACCTGCGCCGCTTCAACGTCATCGGGTCCATCAGCTACGACCACCCCGACCCGTCGATCTTCACCGTGCTGACCTCGCCCTCCGACACCCCGGGGCTGGCGGGCGTGGACTTCGTCGTCTTCGCCCCGCGCTGGCTGGTCGGCGAGGACACCTTCCGCCCGCCGTACTTCCACCGGAACGTCATGAGCGAGTACATGGGCCTGATCGAGGGCGCCTACGACGCCAAGGCGGAAGGCTTCGTCCCGGGCGGCGGCTCGCTGCACAACATGATGTCCGCGCACGGGCCGGACCGCGAGACCTTCGACAGGGCGAGCGCCGCCGAACTGAAGCCGCAGAAGATCGACGACGGCCTGGCCTTCATGTTCGAGACGCGCTGGCCGATCACCACCACCCCCCAGGCGGCCGGCGCCGACCACCTCCAGCGCGGATACGACGACGTCTGGCAGGGGCTCCAGCGCCACTTCCGCGCCTAA
- a CDS encoding right-handed parallel beta-helix repeat-containing protein, with translation MSWTRRFPAVPAALLAALLALLSLFAAAPAARAHEERPVTLPDGSGSVPRYREAEPDLLVCKTDRPAFERRISAFPEELRQRNLALYERCEKGGYRHLQEAVDAVDRPGMNIAILPGLYEEEPSLPKPAGECAALKAPNSALGYQILSYEQQVRCRHNQNLVAILGKTDLQIEGTGASRQDVVIDAKYQKLNAIRADQSNGIYFRNFTAQRTTFNSLYVLAGDGFVIDDVLTRWNDEYGFLTFASDHGLYKNCESYGNGDSGIYPGSASNINDGRGYEVPRYSIEITGCHSHHNMVGYSGTAGDSVWVHDNEFDANMGGASMDSAFPGHPGLPQNHAKFERNLIHDNNADYYGYVADGTCAKPPIERGYEQGVVCPQISMPPGTGIITAGGNWNVYENNWVYGHRRAGFFLSAVPAFIRGEEEWSKQTDTSHHNRYAANVLGKDRSGASRPNGMDVWWDGQGRGNCWQPGPDGSTPGTLPHCGDRRGEVSGASWRLVGEPVKLAQLLVCADYSVQARKLPAGCDWYGARGPERVETQIALAVAAVLLLVGGVLWWRRLRGSRLGTTASLLGLAGLALDVAGSTTPLVGTAVPALALLLLGLWWTGVGLALRPTRPWPARLTLLLAALTLLDAFDKAVLMIPWIPLSPAWVRTPVAVVWVLWAVVASARPTAAGGDPEGDRAPAPPPPPPALHTAATPDPA, from the coding sequence ATGTCGTGGACCCGCAGGTTCCCTGCCGTGCCGGCGGCGCTCCTCGCCGCCCTCCTCGCGCTGCTGTCCCTCTTCGCCGCAGCGCCCGCCGCCCGCGCGCACGAGGAGCGTCCCGTGACCCTGCCGGACGGCTCCGGATCCGTACCGCGGTACCGCGAGGCCGAGCCCGACCTGCTGGTCTGCAAGACCGACCGGCCCGCCTTCGAGCGCCGGATATCCGCCTTCCCGGAGGAGCTCAGGCAGCGCAACCTCGCCCTGTACGAGCGGTGCGAGAAGGGCGGCTACCGGCACCTCCAGGAAGCCGTGGACGCCGTGGACCGGCCCGGGATGAACATCGCGATCCTCCCCGGCCTGTACGAGGAGGAGCCCTCACTGCCGAAGCCGGCGGGGGAGTGCGCCGCGCTGAAGGCCCCCAACTCCGCGCTCGGCTACCAGATCCTGTCGTACGAGCAGCAGGTGCGGTGCCGGCACAACCAGAACCTCGTCGCGATCCTCGGCAAGACGGACCTCCAGATCGAGGGCACCGGCGCGAGCCGCCAGGACGTGGTCATCGACGCCAAGTACCAGAAGCTGAACGCCATCCGCGCCGACCAGTCGAACGGCATCTACTTCCGTAACTTCACCGCGCAGCGGACCACCTTCAACTCGCTGTACGTGCTGGCCGGCGACGGGTTCGTCATCGACGACGTCCTGACCAGGTGGAACGACGAGTACGGCTTCCTGACCTTCGCCAGCGACCACGGGCTGTACAAGAACTGCGAGTCGTACGGGAACGGCGACTCCGGCATCTACCCCGGCAGCGCCTCGAACATCAACGACGGGCGGGGCTACGAGGTCCCGCGCTACTCGATCGAGATCACCGGCTGCCACAGCCACCACAACATGGTGGGCTACTCCGGGACCGCCGGGGACTCCGTCTGGGTCCACGACAACGAGTTCGACGCGAACATGGGCGGCGCCTCGATGGACAGCGCCTTCCCCGGGCACCCCGGACTCCCGCAGAACCACGCCAAGTTCGAGCGGAACCTGATCCACGACAACAACGCCGACTACTACGGGTACGTCGCGGACGGCACCTGCGCCAAGCCGCCGATCGAGCGCGGCTACGAGCAGGGGGTGGTCTGCCCGCAGATCTCCATGCCGCCGGGCACGGGGATCATCACGGCGGGCGGCAACTGGAACGTGTACGAGAACAACTGGGTGTACGGGCACCGGCGCGCGGGCTTCTTCCTCTCGGCGGTCCCGGCATTCATCCGGGGCGAGGAGGAATGGTCGAAGCAGACGGACACCTCCCACCACAACCGTTACGCCGCCAACGTCCTCGGCAAGGACAGGTCCGGGGCGTCCCGCCCCAACGGGATGGACGTGTGGTGGGACGGGCAGGGCCGGGGGAACTGCTGGCAGCCCGGACCGGACGGCTCCACCCCGGGCACGCTCCCGCACTGCGGCGACCGCCGCGGCGAGGTGTCCGGCGCCTCCTGGCGGCTGGTGGGCGAACCGGTGAAACTCGCCCAGCTCCTGGTCTGCGCCGACTACAGCGTCCAGGCGCGCAAGCTGCCGGCGGGCTGCGACTGGTACGGGGCGCGCGGCCCGGAGCGGGTGGAGACGCAGATCGCGCTGGCGGTGGCGGCGGTGCTGCTGCTGGTCGGCGGGGTGCTGTGGTGGCGCCGGCTGCGCGGGTCCCGCCTGGGCACGACGGCCTCGCTGCTGGGCCTTGCCGGGCTGGCCCTGGACGTGGCCGGCTCCACGACTCCCCTGGTGGGCACCGCCGTGCCGGCCCTGGCGCTGCTCCTGCTGGGCCTGTGGTGGACGGGCGTGGGCCTCGCCCTCAGGCCCACCCGCCCCTGGCCGGCACGGCTGACCCTGCTCCTGGCGGCCCTCACCCTCCTCGACGCCTTCGACAAGGCCGTCCTGATGATCCCCTGGATCCCGCTGAGCCCGGCCTGGGTCCGCACCCCGGTGGCCGTGGTCTGGGTGCTGTGGGCCGTCGTCGCCTCGGCCCGCCCCACCGCCGCGGGCGGCGACCCCGAGGGGGACCGCGCACCGGCGCCGCCGCCCCCGCCCCCGGCCCTGCACACCGCGGCCACCCCGGACCCGGCATGA
- a CDS encoding cupredoxin domain-containing protein, with protein MNPHAPGRAGNRARHGGAGVPPRTARGRGRGRGRSTRTAALLTVALLLVGGAAAGCGGRATTHHKPGTGHEQATGSAGTLLDAQDPTGHRLREVPAAGAPQVRLAARPDSEDGWNLQLTVENFRFTPDSTGGAALPGAGHAHLELDGRKLARLYGPWFHLPAAQVPEGAHTLTVRLYADDHTAWTVAGKAVEGTLQLTATAAAPGQGGHSHTPPTAPPSPPSAPASPSEASADRTVTLTVRDGKVTPAPGRTELRRGERVALRVTSDRADTLHVHGYDKELALSAGQEATLVLTADRTGLFEVETHESHLVLTQLLVR; from the coding sequence ATGAACCCCCACGCCCCCGGCCGCGCCGGGAACCGTGCCCGCCACGGCGGCGCGGGTGTGCCGCCCCGCACGGCCCGCGGCCGGGGCCGGGGCCGGGGCCGGTCCACCCGTACCGCGGCGCTGCTCACGGTCGCACTCCTGCTCGTCGGCGGCGCGGCCGCGGGCTGCGGCGGCCGGGCCACCACCCACCACAAACCCGGCACCGGCCACGAGCAGGCCACCGGCAGCGCCGGTACCCTGCTCGACGCCCAGGACCCCACCGGCCACCGGCTCCGCGAGGTCCCGGCCGCGGGCGCGCCGCAGGTGCGGCTCGCAGCCCGCCCCGACTCCGAGGACGGCTGGAACCTCCAGCTGACGGTGGAGAACTTCCGCTTCACCCCCGACAGCACCGGCGGCGCCGCCCTCCCGGGCGCCGGCCACGCGCACCTGGAGCTCGACGGCCGCAAACTGGCCCGGTTGTACGGCCCCTGGTTCCACCTCCCGGCGGCCCAGGTGCCCGAGGGCGCGCACACCCTGACCGTCCGCCTCTACGCCGACGACCACACGGCCTGGACCGTCGCCGGAAAGGCGGTCGAGGGCACGCTCCAGCTCACCGCCACCGCCGCCGCCCCCGGCCAAGGGGGCCACAGCCACACCCCGCCCACGGCACCCCCGTCACCCCCGTCGGCGCCGGCGTCACCGTCGGAGGCGTCCGCCGACCGCACGGTCACCCTCACCGTCCGGGACGGCAAGGTCACCCCCGCCCCCGGCCGCACCGAGCTGCGGCGCGGGGAGCGCGTCGCCCTGCGCGTCACCAGCGACCGCGCGGACACCCTGCACGTCCACGGCTACGACAAGGAACTCGCCCTGTCGGCGGGCCAGGAGGCCACCCTGGTCCTGACGGCCGACCGCACGGGCCTGTTCGAGGTGGAGACCCACGAGTCCCACCTCGTCCTGACCCAACTCCTCGTCCGATGA
- a CDS encoding TetR/AcrR family transcriptional regulator, which translates to MDPVPPAHPLRRTPVQQRSADRLARILDACAELLDETGYENLSTRTVALRAGVPIGSVYRFFGNKRAMSIALAHRNLDRYTDAIAERLDTLPAGDWRPVVDAVLDEYLVMKRTVPGFAFVDFGVPAPPAEGPAADPNGLVAVRLTELLGSHLGLTPDPAMERAVLVAVEATDALTKLAFRTDPEGDPAIVAEIRAMMHAYLARVLD; encoded by the coding sequence ATGGACCCCGTGCCCCCCGCCCACCCCCTGCGCCGGACGCCGGTCCAGCAGCGCAGCGCCGACCGGCTCGCCCGGATCCTCGACGCCTGCGCCGAACTCCTGGACGAGACCGGGTACGAGAACCTCAGCACCCGGACCGTCGCCCTGCGCGCCGGCGTGCCCATCGGCTCGGTCTACCGCTTCTTCGGCAACAAGCGGGCCATGTCCATCGCCCTCGCCCACCGCAACCTGGACCGGTACACCGACGCCATCGCGGAGCGCCTCGACACGCTCCCGGCCGGCGACTGGCGGCCGGTCGTGGACGCGGTGCTCGACGAATACCTGGTCATGAAGCGCACCGTCCCCGGTTTCGCGTTCGTCGACTTCGGGGTACCCGCCCCGCCCGCCGAGGGCCCGGCCGCCGACCCCAACGGGCTGGTCGCCGTACGCCTCACCGAACTGCTCGGCTCGCACCTCGGCCTGACCCCGGACCCGGCCATGGAACGGGCGGTCCTGGTGGCGGTCGAGGCCACGGACGCGCTCACGAAGCTGGCCTTCCGCACCGACCCCGAAGGCGACCCCGCCATCGTGGCCGAGATCCGGGCCATGATGCACGCCTACCTGGCCCGCGTACTGGACTGA
- a CDS encoding molybdopterin-dependent oxidoreductase, whose translation MPRTALRICPLCEATCGLTLTIEGATVTGARGDREDVFSRGFICPKGAAFGALDADPDRLRAPLVRRDGRLQEATWEEAYEAIAERVPALVRTYGAQSVGVVLGNPNVHTMAGNLYPSLLLRALGTRNFFTASTLDQMPKHVSSGLLFGDPFAIPVPDLDRTDFLLILGANPVESNGSLCTAPDFPGRLKALRARGGTLVVVDPRRTRTAKLADLHLAPRPGSDALLLAALAHTLLAEGLAAPGALRERTEGLGELADALARFTPEAVAPACDLTAAEIRALARALAAAPTAAVYGRIGSCTVEYGTLASWLVDVLNILTGNLDRPGGVLFPLPAAGPRPRPAGPGKGFTLGRWLSRVSGHPEAKSELPIAALAEEIETPGEGRIRALIAIAANPVLSAPDGRRLDAALAGLDFMVSVDPYLNETSRHAHVVLPPPPPSQSAHHDFAFNGFAIRNQVRYSRPAVPLEADRLDECEIHARLVLAVSGRHGSASPADVDEMVIQGALAKETADPRSPLHGQDPQHLAALLTGENGPERRLDLMLRLGPYGDRFASGRTPGAAPGAGEDAVASATGGRGEDGGEGLTLERLLAHPHGIDLGPLRPRLPGVLRTRSGRIELLPDPITAELPRLRAALADRPATLVLVGRRHLRSNNSWLHNVPALTGGSNRCTLQVNPEDAGRLGLTEGGLARITADGGSLEVPVEVTDTVRTGVVSLPHGWGHDRDGARLSVASAAPGANVNQLLDGSRLDPLSGTAVLNGFPVELTPLP comes from the coding sequence ATGCCCCGCACAGCCCTGCGCATCTGCCCGCTCTGCGAAGCCACCTGCGGCCTCACCCTCACCATCGAGGGCGCCACCGTCACCGGCGCCCGCGGGGACCGCGAAGACGTCTTCAGCCGCGGCTTCATCTGCCCCAAGGGCGCGGCCTTCGGCGCGCTCGACGCCGACCCCGACCGCCTGCGCGCCCCCCTCGTCCGCCGCGACGGCCGGCTCCAGGAGGCGACGTGGGAGGAGGCGTACGAGGCCATCGCGGAGCGGGTCCCGGCCCTCGTGCGCACGTACGGGGCCCAGTCCGTCGGCGTCGTCCTCGGCAACCCGAACGTGCACACCATGGCGGGCAACCTGTACCCGTCGCTGCTGCTCAGAGCGCTCGGCACCCGCAACTTCTTCACCGCCAGCACCCTCGACCAGATGCCCAAGCACGTTTCCAGCGGACTCCTCTTCGGCGACCCGTTCGCCATCCCGGTCCCCGACCTCGACCGGACCGACTTCCTCCTGATCCTCGGCGCCAACCCGGTCGAGTCCAACGGCTCCCTGTGCACCGCCCCCGACTTCCCCGGCCGGCTCAAGGCGCTGCGCGCCCGCGGCGGCACCCTGGTCGTCGTCGACCCGCGCCGCACCCGCACCGCCAAGCTGGCCGACCTCCACCTCGCGCCGCGCCCCGGCAGCGACGCCCTGCTGCTGGCGGCCCTCGCGCACACCCTGCTCGCGGAGGGGCTCGCCGCCCCCGGCGCCCTGCGGGAACGGACCGAGGGACTCGGGGAACTCGCCGACGCCCTCGCGCGTTTCACTCCCGAGGCCGTCGCCCCCGCCTGCGACCTCACGGCCGCCGAGATCCGCGCCCTCGCCCGCGCCCTCGCGGCCGCGCCCACCGCCGCGGTCTACGGGCGGATCGGCAGCTGCACCGTCGAGTACGGCACGCTGGCCAGCTGGCTGGTCGACGTACTGAACATCCTCACCGGCAACCTCGACCGGCCGGGGGGAGTCCTCTTCCCGCTCCCGGCCGCCGGTCCGCGGCCGCGCCCCGCCGGGCCGGGCAAGGGCTTCACCCTGGGCCGCTGGCTCAGCCGGGTCAGCGGCCACCCCGAGGCCAAGAGCGAACTGCCCATCGCGGCCCTGGCCGAGGAGATCGAGACACCGGGGGAGGGGCGGATCCGGGCCCTGATCGCCATCGCCGCCAACCCGGTGCTGTCCGCCCCCGACGGGCGGCGCCTCGACGCGGCCCTGGCCGGGCTCGACTTCATGGTCAGCGTCGACCCGTACCTCAACGAGACCTCCCGCCACGCCCACGTCGTGCTGCCCCCGCCGCCGCCCTCGCAGAGCGCGCACCACGACTTCGCCTTCAACGGGTTCGCCATCCGCAACCAGGTGCGCTACAGCCGGCCCGCCGTCCCGCTCGAAGCGGACCGGCTCGACGAGTGCGAGATCCACGCGCGCCTGGTCCTGGCCGTCTCCGGCCGGCACGGCTCCGCCTCGCCCGCCGACGTCGACGAGATGGTCATCCAGGGCGCCCTCGCCAAGGAGACCGCCGACCCGCGCTCCCCGCTGCACGGGCAGGACCCGCAGCACCTGGCCGCCCTGCTCACCGGGGAGAACGGCCCCGAGCGCAGGCTCGACCTGATGCTCCGACTCGGCCCGTACGGAGACCGGTTCGCCTCCGGCCGCACTCCCGGGGCGGCACCGGGTGCGGGCGAAGACGCGGTCGCGAGCGCGACCGGGGGCAGGGGTGAGGACGGGGGCGAGGGGCTCACCCTGGAGCGGCTGCTCGCGCACCCGCACGGCATCGACCTCGGCCCGCTGCGGCCCCGGCTCCCGGGCGTGCTGAGGACGCGCAGCGGCAGGATCGAGCTGCTCCCGGACCCGATCACGGCCGAGCTCCCCAGGCTGCGCGCGGCGCTCGCCGACCGCCCCGCCACCCTGGTGCTCGTGGGCCGCCGTCATCTGCGGTCCAACAACAGCTGGTTGCACAACGTCCCGGCCCTCACCGGAGGTTCCAACCGCTGCACCCTCCAGGTGAACCCCGAGGACGCCGGCCGACTCGGTCTCACCGAGGGCGGCCTGGCCAGGATCACCGCGGACGGCGGCAGCCTGGAGGTCCCCGTCGAGGTCACCGACACCGTCCGCACCGGCGTCGTCAGCCTCCCGCACGGCTGGGGCCACGACCGGGACGGGGCCCGGCTCTCCGTCGCCTCCGCCGCGCCCGGAGCCAACGTCAACCAGCTCCTCGACGGCTCCCGGCTCGACCCGCTGTCCGGTACCGCGGTGCTCAACGGCTTCCCCGTCGAACTGACACCCCTGCCCTGA
- a CDS encoding CitMHS family transporter, whose product MLTFLGFAMIATFLVLIMMKKMSPIAALVLIPALFCVFAGKGAHLGDYVIDGVGKLAPTAAMLMFAIVYFGVMIDVGLFDPIVRGILRFCKADPVRVVVGTAVLAAIVSLDGDGSTTFMITVSAMYPLYKRLGLSLVVMTGVAATANGVMNTLPWGGPTARAATALKVDASDIFVPMIPALAVGLLFVFGLAYVLGLKERGRIGTLVMPGDDADRPAEEAVEPAEERLLVATATATATATGSATAAGTGPGSRTGGGSGSGASDPASDPASDPACDPASAPSPYEGGFQGLDPRRATLRPRLYWFNAGLTVALLAAMITELLPIPVLFLLGAALALTVNFPHMPDQKARIAAHADNVLNVAGMVFAAAVFTGVLSGTGMVKHMADWLVGVVPEGMGPHMALVTGLLSLPLTYFMSNDGFYFGVLPVLAEAGAAHGVSPLEIARAALVGQALHMSSPLVPAVYVLVGMAKVEFGDHTRFTVKWAALTSLVVLGAGMLFGII is encoded by the coding sequence ATGCTGACCTTCCTCGGCTTCGCCATGATCGCCACCTTCCTGGTGCTGATCATGATGAAGAAAATGTCGCCCATCGCGGCGCTCGTCCTCATTCCCGCGCTGTTCTGCGTGTTCGCAGGAAAGGGCGCCCACCTCGGCGACTACGTCATCGACGGCGTCGGCAAACTCGCGCCGACCGCCGCCATGCTGATGTTCGCCATCGTCTACTTCGGCGTGATGATCGACGTCGGTCTGTTCGACCCGATCGTGCGCGGCATCCTGCGCTTCTGCAAGGCGGACCCGGTACGGGTCGTCGTCGGCACCGCGGTCCTCGCCGCGATCGTCTCGCTCGACGGCGACGGCTCGACCACCTTCATGATCACGGTCTCGGCCATGTATCCGCTCTACAAGCGGCTCGGCCTCAGCCTCGTGGTCATGACGGGCGTCGCCGCCACCGCCAACGGCGTCATGAACACCCTGCCCTGGGGCGGCCCCACGGCCCGCGCCGCCACGGCCCTCAAGGTCGACGCCTCCGACATCTTCGTGCCGATGATCCCGGCCCTCGCGGTCGGCCTGCTGTTCGTGTTCGGCCTCGCGTACGTCCTCGGCCTCAAGGAGCGCGGCCGGATCGGCACGCTGGTCATGCCCGGCGATGACGCGGACCGGCCGGCCGAGGAGGCGGTGGAGCCCGCCGAAGAGCGTCTGCTGGTCGCCACCGCCACCGCCACCGCGACCGCCACCGGGTCCGCCACCGCCGCCGGGACCGGACCCGGCTCCCGTACGGGCGGCGGGTCCGGCTCCGGCGCGTCGGATCCCGCCTCCGACCCCGCCTCCGACCCCGCCTGCGACCCCGCCTCCGCCCCGTCCCCGTACGAGGGCGGCTTCCAGGGCCTCGACCCCCGCCGCGCGACGCTGCGCCCGCGCCTCTACTGGTTCAACGCCGGCCTCACCGTCGCCCTCCTCGCCGCGATGATCACGGAACTGCTGCCCATTCCCGTGCTCTTCCTCCTCGGCGCCGCCCTCGCCCTCACCGTCAACTTCCCGCACATGCCGGACCAGAAGGCCCGGATCGCCGCCCACGCCGACAACGTCCTGAACGTCGCCGGCATGGTCTTCGCCGCGGCCGTCTTCACCGGCGTCCTCAGCGGCACCGGCATGGTCAAGCACATGGCCGACTGGCTCGTCGGCGTCGTCCCGGAAGGCATGGGCCCGCACATGGCCCTGGTCACCGGCCTGCTCAGCCTGCCGCTCACCTACTTCATGTCCAACGACGGCTTCTACTTCGGCGTCCTGCCGGTCCTGGCCGAGGCCGGCGCCGCCCACGGGGTCTCCCCGCTCGAAATCGCCCGCGCCGCCCTGGTCGGCCAGGCCCTGCACATGTCCAGCCCGCTCGTTCCCGCCGTCTACGTGCTCGTCGGCATGGCCAAGGTCGAGTTCGGCGACCACACCCGCTTCACCGTGAAATGGGCGGCGCTCACCTCCCTCGTCGTCCTCGGGGCAGGGATGCTTTTCGGCATCATCTGA